From a region of the Streptomyces venezuelae genome:
- a CDS encoding winged helix-turn-helix transcriptional regulator, with translation MAVTRRPGADECGIAAAMSVIDGKWKVSLLWLLDQRPHRFGELRRLAPGISEKVLTAQLRELETDGLVHREVYDEVPPRVEYSLTPLGQDLNAALEPLGAWGGKHLLADTA, from the coding sequence ATGGCGGTGACACGAAGGCCGGGCGCCGACGAATGCGGGATCGCCGCGGCGATGTCCGTGATCGACGGGAAGTGGAAGGTGTCGCTCCTGTGGCTGCTGGACCAGCGACCCCACCGGTTCGGTGAACTGCGCAGGCTCGCCCCCGGCATCTCGGAGAAGGTGCTCACCGCCCAGCTGCGCGAGCTGGAGACCGACGGCCTCGTGCACCGCGAGGTGTACGACGAGGTCCCGCCGCGCGTCGAGTACTCCCTGACCCCGCTGGGCCAGGACCTGAACGCGGCCCTGGAACCCCTCGGGGCGTGGGGCGGCAAGCACCTGCTGGCCGACACCGCCTGA
- a CDS encoding NAD(P)-dependent oxidoreductase has product MTDTTAHFSLTLLGLGDMGTALARTWLAAGHSLTVWNRTPAKAEALAAEGALVAATATSAVAANTLVVVCLLDDESVGSALDGIDLTGKDLVNLTTGTPGEARARAAWAEERGARYLDGGIMATPTMIGVPEAGGYVFYSGSHALFETHRTVLEVPSGSRFVGEDPGHAALHDVALLSAMWGMFAGISHAYALIEGEDIAPKDLAPLLSEWLGAMGFFVGNAAERLTSHDFTSGVVSNLAMQVTGTDTMLRTAAEQGVSAELVLPYVDLLRRRLAADPAAHGGEDTTGAILLLKR; this is encoded by the coding sequence ATGACCGACACCACAGCTCACTTTTCCCTCACCCTCCTCGGCCTCGGCGACATGGGCACCGCCCTGGCCCGCACCTGGCTGGCCGCCGGGCACTCCCTCACCGTCTGGAACCGCACCCCCGCCAAGGCCGAGGCGCTGGCCGCCGAAGGGGCCCTTGTCGCGGCGACCGCCACCTCGGCGGTCGCCGCGAACACGCTGGTCGTGGTCTGTCTGCTGGACGACGAGAGCGTCGGGTCCGCCCTGGACGGCATCGACCTGACCGGCAAGGACCTCGTCAACCTCACCACCGGCACCCCGGGCGAGGCACGCGCCCGCGCCGCCTGGGCCGAGGAGCGCGGCGCCCGGTACCTGGACGGCGGGATCATGGCCACGCCGACGATGATCGGCGTCCCCGAAGCGGGCGGGTACGTCTTCTACAGCGGCTCGCACGCCCTCTTCGAGACCCACCGGACGGTCCTGGAGGTCCCGTCCGGCTCCCGCTTCGTCGGCGAGGACCCCGGGCACGCGGCCCTCCACGACGTGGCACTGCTGAGCGCGATGTGGGGGATGTTCGCCGGCATCTCGCACGCCTACGCGCTGATCGAGGGCGAGGACATCGCCCCGAAGGACCTGGCTCCGCTGCTGTCCGAGTGGCTCGGCGCGATGGGCTTCTTCGTCGGGAACGCCGCCGAGCGGCTGACCTCCCACGACTTCACCTCGGGGGTGGTCTCCAACCTGGCCATGCAGGTCACGGGCACCGACACGATGCTGCGCACCGCCGCGGAACAGGGGGTCAGCGCCGAGCTGGTCCTCCCGTACGTGGACCTGCTGCGCCGCCGGCTGGCGGCGGACCCGGCCGCGCACGGCGGGGAGGACACGACGGGGGCCATCCTGCTGCTGAAGCGGTAG
- a CDS encoding EI24 domain-containing protein, whose amino-acid sequence MRDLAGGFRYLLAGQRWVFRHGRWLGFGLLPGLVALVLYVGALIGLGYGADDLTAWATPFADDWSSPWLSLFRGFLTALLFGLGLFLAVITFTAVTLLIGQPFYESLSEQVDRSEGGEVPQSGLPLWTELWVSARDSVKVLVRVLLYGILLFALGFIPLIGQTVIPVLGFCVSGYFLTQELTAVALQRRKVELPDRLELMRSRRLLVLGFGVPLVLAFLVPLVAVFLMPGAVAGATLMARDLMKTDEAPEAESAPAGFGPPPPAYS is encoded by the coding sequence ATGCGTGATCTTGCGGGGGGCTTCCGGTATCTGCTGGCCGGACAGCGATGGGTGTTCCGGCACGGCAGGTGGCTGGGCTTCGGGCTGCTGCCCGGGCTCGTGGCGCTCGTCCTCTACGTCGGCGCCCTGATCGGGCTCGGATACGGGGCCGACGACCTCACCGCCTGGGCCACCCCCTTCGCGGACGACTGGTCCTCGCCCTGGCTCTCCCTCTTCCGCGGCTTCCTGACCGCCCTGCTCTTCGGCCTCGGCCTCTTCCTCGCCGTGATCACCTTCACCGCCGTGACCCTGCTGATCGGCCAGCCCTTCTACGAGTCCCTCTCGGAGCAGGTCGACCGCAGCGAGGGCGGCGAGGTGCCGCAGTCGGGGCTCCCGCTCTGGACGGAGCTGTGGGTCTCGGCCCGGGACAGCGTGAAGGTGCTCGTGCGGGTGCTGCTGTACGGGATCCTGCTCTTCGCCCTCGGTTTCATCCCGCTGATCGGCCAGACGGTGATCCCGGTGCTCGGCTTCTGCGTCTCCGGGTACTTCCTGACCCAGGAGCTCACCGCCGTGGCCCTGCAGCGGCGCAAGGTGGAGCTGCCCGACCGGCTGGAGCTGATGCGCTCGCGGCGCCTGCTGGTGCTCGGCTTCGGGGTGCCGCTGGTGCTGGCGTTCCTGGTGCCGCTGGTCGCGGTGTTCCTGATGCCGGGCGCGGTGGCCGGGGCCACGCTGATGGCCCGCGACCTCATGAAGACCGACGAGGCCCCGGAGGCCGAATCGGCTCCCGCGGGTTTCGGACCGCCGCCGCCCGCGTACTCCTGA
- a CDS encoding organic hydroperoxide resistance protein — MSIQQSDVAYTAVATAENGRDGRVATNDGQLDVVVNPPKELGGSGAGTNPEQLFAAGYSACFQGALGVVAKNVNADISGSTVTAEVGIGKNDEGFGLIVKISAVIPNVDAATAKDLIEKAHQVCPYSKATRGNITVELAV; from the coding sequence ATGTCCATCCAGCAGTCCGACGTCGCCTACACCGCTGTCGCCACCGCCGAGAACGGCCGTGACGGCCGCGTCGCCACCAACGACGGCCAGCTCGACGTCGTCGTGAACCCGCCGAAGGAGCTCGGTGGCAGCGGCGCCGGCACCAACCCGGAGCAGCTGTTCGCCGCCGGCTACAGCGCCTGCTTCCAGGGCGCCCTGGGCGTCGTCGCCAAGAACGTGAACGCCGACATCTCCGGCTCCACGGTCACCGCCGAGGTCGGCATCGGCAAGAACGACGAGGGCTTCGGCCTGATCGTCAAGATCTCCGCCGTGATCCCGAACGTGGACGCCGCCACCGCCAAGGACCTCATCGAGAAGGCCCACCAGGTCTGCCCGTACTCCAAGGCCACCCGCGGCAACATCACCGTCGAGCTCGCCGTCTGA
- a CDS encoding NADP-dependent oxidoreductase: MSQIPAVSREWHLVRRPQGWPVAEDFALREVPVSAEPAAGRILVRNLHMSVDPYMRGRMNDVKSYVPPFQLDEPMQGGAVGEIVASAAEGFAVGDHVLHMLGWREYADLDAAHVVKVDASLAPLSAYLGVLGMPGLTAYAGLFEVASFKEGDSVFVSGAAGAVGSLVGQFAKIKGASRVIGSAGSDEKVTLLTEKYGFDAAFNYKNGPVAEQLPVAAPEGIDVYFDNVGGDHLEAAISSMKVHGRATLCGAIAGYNDTEAAPGPRNLMQVIGKRLRLQGILVNDHNHLQQQFVQDVAGWLRSGELRYDETVVEGVENATSAFLGMLRGENTGKMIVSFTG; encoded by the coding sequence ATGTCTCAGATCCCCGCCGTCAGCCGCGAGTGGCACCTCGTCCGTCGCCCGCAGGGCTGGCCCGTCGCCGAGGACTTCGCCCTGCGCGAGGTGCCCGTGTCCGCCGAGCCCGCGGCCGGCCGGATCCTCGTGCGCAACCTCCACATGTCCGTTGACCCCTACATGCGCGGCCGGATGAACGACGTGAAGTCCTACGTCCCGCCCTTCCAGCTGGACGAGCCGATGCAGGGCGGCGCGGTCGGCGAGATCGTCGCCTCCGCCGCCGAGGGCTTCGCCGTGGGTGACCACGTCCTGCACATGCTGGGCTGGCGTGAGTACGCGGACCTCGACGCCGCGCACGTCGTCAAGGTGGACGCCTCGCTCGCCCCGCTCTCCGCCTACCTCGGCGTCCTCGGCATGCCGGGTCTGACCGCCTACGCCGGTCTCTTCGAGGTCGCCTCCTTCAAGGAGGGCGACTCCGTGTTCGTCTCCGGCGCCGCCGGTGCGGTCGGCAGCCTCGTCGGCCAGTTCGCCAAGATCAAGGGCGCGTCCCGGGTGATCGGCTCCGCCGGCTCGGACGAGAAGGTGACGCTGCTCACGGAGAAGTACGGCTTCGACGCCGCCTTCAACTACAAGAACGGCCCCGTCGCCGAGCAGCTCCCGGTCGCCGCCCCCGAGGGCATCGACGTCTACTTCGACAACGTCGGCGGCGACCACCTGGAGGCCGCCATCTCCTCGATGAAGGTGCACGGCCGGGCCACCCTGTGCGGCGCGATCGCCGGCTACAACGACACCGAGGCCGCACCCGGCCCGCGCAACCTGATGCAGGTCATCGGCAAGCGCCTGCGCCTGCAGGGCATCCTCGTCAACGACCACAACCACCTCCAGCAGCAGTTCGTCCAGGACGTCGCCGGATGGCTGCGTTCCGGTGAGCTGCGGTACGACGAGACGGTCGTCGAGGGCGTCGAGAACGCCACCTCCGCCTTCCTCGGCATGCTGCGCGGCGAGAACACCGGAAAGATGATCGTTTCCTTCACCGGTTAG
- a CDS encoding MarR family winged helix-turn-helix transcriptional regulator: protein MPSRRVDPVTIEVVELIGDVVARYHMEYEHAAASHQLTGAQAKVLNMLSLEPMPMRRIALKLRCEPSNVTGIVDRLETRGLVERRPDPADRRVKLAAPTEEGTLTAERLRESLDFAREPLAGLSAEERTVLRDLLRRMLA from the coding sequence ATGCCCAGTCGTCGCGTAGACCCAGTGACCATCGAAGTCGTCGAGCTCATCGGCGACGTCGTGGCCCGGTACCACATGGAGTACGAGCACGCGGCCGCCAGCCACCAGCTCACCGGCGCCCAGGCCAAGGTGCTGAACATGCTCTCCCTGGAGCCCATGCCGATGCGGCGCATCGCGCTGAAGCTGCGGTGCGAGCCCTCGAACGTGACCGGCATCGTCGACCGCCTGGAGACCCGTGGCCTGGTCGAACGCCGCCCGGACCCGGCGGACCGCCGGGTGAAGCTGGCCGCCCCCACCGAGGAGGGCACGCTGACCGCGGAGCGGCTGCGCGAGTCGCTCGACTTCGCCCGCGAACCGCTGGCGGGGCTTTCCGCGGAGGAGCGGACGGTCCTGCGGGACCTCCTCAGGCGCATGCTGGCCTGA
- a CDS encoding esterase/lipase family protein: MLTARQRALPLPAPPAPPVPRAGTAFRSLRSLRALLALLTLCLALSGPGPAHAAGRAQAAPRGPVVFVHGYNADPGVWGALRADLRAAGYTDAQFFSFGYDTHQSVNEVLAGRLGAYVDQVRRETGAAKVDVVAHSFGSLVSRWYVKFGGGTAAVDHWVSLAGPNRGTSTAWACALWDQACRDMTPGSYVVRNLNGGDETPGAVKYATFWSACDEIVNPDDSVPLTGAANTPVGCLKHNDLLGDDGTSAGVRAFLSS; encoded by the coding sequence ATGCTGACGGCCCGACAGAGAGCGCTGCCCCTTCCGGCACCCCCGGCACCCCCGGTACCCCGGGCAGGCACGGCGTTCCGTTCCCTCCGTTCGCTCCGGGCGCTCCTGGCGCTCCTGACGCTCTGCCTGGCACTGTCCGGGCCCGGCCCGGCCCACGCCGCCGGCCGGGCCCAGGCCGCTCCCCGCGGTCCGGTGGTCTTCGTGCACGGCTACAACGCCGATCCGGGCGTCTGGGGAGCCCTGCGCGCGGACCTGCGCGCCGCCGGTTACACCGACGCGCAGTTCTTCTCCTTCGGCTACGACACCCACCAGTCCGTCAACGAGGTCCTCGCCGGGCGGCTCGGCGCCTACGTCGACCAGGTCCGCCGGGAGACCGGCGCCGCCAAGGTCGACGTCGTCGCGCATTCCTTCGGCTCGCTGGTCAGCCGCTGGTACGTGAAGTTCGGCGGCGGTACGGCCGCCGTGGACCACTGGGTCTCGCTGGCCGGGCCCAACCGCGGTACCTCCACCGCCTGGGCCTGCGCGCTGTGGGACCAGGCCTGCCGGGACATGACCCCCGGCTCGTACGTGGTGAGGAACCTGAACGGCGGGGACGAGACCCCGGGCGCGGTGAAGTACGCGACCTTCTGGTCCGCCTGCGACGAGATCGTCAACCCGGACGACAGCGTCCCGCTGACCGGCGCCGCCAACACGCCGGTCGGCTGCCTGAAGCACAACGACCTGCTCGGCGACGACGGCACCTCGGCCGGAGTCCGCGCCTTCCTCTCCTCCTAG
- a CDS encoding rod shape-determining protein, which yields MTVSLEQLRRCHVAVDLGAARTRVYVKGAGLVVDEPSVAAVNTRTGALIAVGSFAERMTGRTPDYIRVVRPVSGGTVVDIEMAQRMLRHLLGEKLRRALRRKPRLRAAACTPHDADPLAQRATVETLVGLGARRVELVDTLIAAAVGCGLPVEQPTATMIMVCGAAATQVAVLSLGSIVTAQRIPVGGEAIDHAVVQHLRHAHELMLPSQAVRPLQLALHGNGLTAEGPASTLIHGRDVATGLARSVHVDTAAVRDAIHTPLTAVLDGIGKVLRDCPPDLVADLTDRGIMMVGGSALLPGLDQMLRDATGMPVAIAERPDVCAVVGLGAMLEGKIAPMVLNPLAE from the coding sequence GTGACCGTCAGTCTTGAGCAGTTGCGCCGCTGCCACGTCGCCGTCGACCTGGGGGCGGCAAGAACCCGCGTGTACGTCAAGGGCGCCGGCCTCGTGGTCGACGAACCCAGCGTCGCCGCGGTCAACACGCGCACCGGCGCACTCATCGCCGTCGGCTCCTTCGCCGAACGGATGACCGGCCGCACGCCCGACTACATCCGGGTCGTGCGCCCCGTCTCCGGCGGCACCGTCGTCGACATCGAGATGGCCCAGCGGATGCTGCGTCACCTCCTCGGCGAGAAGCTGCGGCGCGCCCTGCGCCGCAAGCCGCGGCTGCGGGCCGCCGCCTGCACCCCGCACGACGCGGACCCGCTCGCCCAGCGGGCCACCGTGGAGACCCTCGTCGGGCTCGGCGCACGGCGCGTCGAACTGGTCGACACCCTGATCGCGGCGGCCGTCGGCTGCGGACTCCCCGTGGAGCAGCCGACCGCGACGATGATCATGGTGTGCGGGGCCGCGGCCACCCAGGTGGCCGTCCTCTCCCTCGGATCCATCGTCACCGCCCAGCGGATCCCGGTCGGCGGCGAGGCCATCGACCACGCGGTGGTCCAGCACCTGCGCCACGCGCACGAGCTGATGCTGCCCAGCCAGGCGGTCCGGCCCCTGCAGCTGGCCCTCCACGGCAACGGCCTCACCGCCGAGGGGCCGGCCTCCACCCTGATCCACGGCCGCGACGTGGCCACCGGACTGGCCCGCTCCGTCCACGTGGACACCGCGGCCGTACGGGACGCCATCCACACGCCGCTGACCGCCGTCCTCGACGGCATCGGCAAGGTGCTGCGGGACTGCCCGCCGGACCTGGTCGCCGATCTGACGGACCGGGGGATCATGATGGTGGGCGGCAGCGCCCTGCTGCCGGGCCTGGACCAGATGCTGCGGGACGCCACCGGGATGCCCGTAGCCATCGCGGAACGGCCGGACGTGTGCGCCGTGGTCGGTCTCGGCGCGATGCTCGAAGGGAAGATCGCCCCCATGGTCCTCAACCCGCTGGCCGAATGA